In one Halosimplex halophilum genomic region, the following are encoded:
- a CDS encoding 50S ribosomal protein L15e, giving the protein MAKSFYTYIRDAWKDPDDGKLAELQWQRKQEWREEGALERIERPTRLDRARSLGYKAKQGVVVVRASIRKGGARKQRFTAGRRSKRQGVTRITRRKNLQRVAEERTTRVYPNLRVLNSYPVGQDGSQKWFEVILVDPEHPAIENDDDLSWICEDQHTDRALRGLTSAGRRNRGLNNRGKGTERTRPSLSSNENRGR; this is encoded by the coding sequence ATGGCAAAGAGCTTCTACACCTACATCCGGGACGCCTGGAAGGACCCGGACGACGGCAAGCTGGCGGAGTTGCAGTGGCAGCGAAAGCAGGAGTGGCGCGAGGAGGGCGCGCTCGAACGCATCGAGCGCCCCACCCGCCTCGACCGCGCGCGCTCGCTCGGCTACAAGGCCAAGCAGGGCGTCGTGGTCGTCCGCGCGTCGATCCGCAAGGGCGGCGCCCGCAAGCAGCGCTTCACGGCCGGCCGACGGTCGAAGCGCCAGGGCGTCACGCGGATCACCCGCCGCAAGAACCTCCAGCGCGTCGCCGAGGAGCGCACCACCCGCGTCTACCCGAACCTCCGCGTGCTCAACTCCTACCCCGTCGGGCAGGACGGCAGCCAGAAGTGGTTCGAGGTGATCCTCGTCGACCCCGAACACCCCGCGATCGAGAACGACGACGACCTCTCGTGGATCTGCGAGGACCAGCACACCGACCGCGCGCTGCGCGGGCTGACCAGCGCCGGCCGCCGCAACCGCGGGCTGAACAACCGCGGCAAGGGCACCGAGCGCACGCGGCCGAGCCTCTCCAGCAACGAGAACCGCGGCCGGTAA
- a CDS encoding glycoside hydrolase family 5 protein yields the protein MTNEQQPPDGGREASHSNGSSADEGGPSRRTFLKGTAAAGAVALGVGAGAVGSASAGIPTPRLHRDGNLIKDPDGNVVTLRGVNIADPKRINVTSQARGKDAVQVIDTLTDASNGWYPRMIRVPVQPVDIGEYEPGSGPPVPAFDESQLESYLTNHLDEVVQRCAERGVYCIIDYHRHRDVQWAEGQDGPVNTELQDEVDMFWDTVAPRYAEDSHVLYEVYNEPTEPGMWEDPTDTQWVADIWQLWLEMAQPWVDTIRSHADNLILMGSPSWSQSPEGALVEEFDGEDIAYTFHIYPGHNSSRQQNWEDASINGEGVEGVYEQAPLFVTEFGWEENAGQYIGGTDEFGDAFHDFLEKSPAIHWTAWCADPVWRPVMFSRPFADNANDSVGDPYNGTVPEACSDLPCEWTLTTGSGGMGDDIKSWLEQYRNDGIPGEGTVQPPTDEPTDEPNTPTDEPETPTDEPDTPTDEPETPTDEPNTPTDTPAADALVVNDYDGDPAWSSHRNDLGQWCGAGSFENGSGEVEDGTLVLEYDNGGWFQEQINQSVEGYSTLVFEVSGADGGEESEILFDMGGVRTVLGNVTDDSVGTSTGEVRVDLESAGVDRSSSSLSVRLNFWQGGASTLELSEIRLE from the coding sequence ATGACAAACGAACAGCAACCTCCTGACGGGGGACGAGAGGCATCGCATTCCAACGGATCGAGCGCGGACGAGGGGGGACCGTCCCGCCGCACGTTCCTGAAGGGGACCGCTGCGGCCGGTGCGGTCGCGCTCGGCGTCGGCGCGGGCGCCGTCGGGTCGGCGTCGGCCGGGATCCCGACGCCCCGGCTGCACCGCGACGGCAACCTGATCAAAGACCCCGACGGCAACGTCGTGACGCTGCGGGGGGTCAACATCGCCGACCCCAAGCGGATCAACGTCACCTCGCAGGCCCGCGGGAAGGACGCCGTCCAGGTGATCGACACCCTCACCGACGCGAGCAACGGCTGGTACCCGCGGATGATCCGCGTCCCGGTCCAGCCGGTCGACATCGGCGAGTACGAGCCCGGGTCGGGCCCGCCGGTCCCGGCGTTCGACGAGAGCCAGCTTGAGAGCTACCTGACGAACCACCTCGACGAGGTCGTCCAGCGCTGCGCCGAGCGGGGCGTCTACTGCATCATCGACTACCACCGCCACCGCGACGTGCAGTGGGCGGAGGGCCAGGACGGCCCCGTCAACACCGAACTCCAGGACGAGGTCGACATGTTCTGGGACACGGTCGCGCCGCGGTACGCCGAGGACAGCCACGTCCTCTACGAGGTGTACAACGAGCCGACCGAGCCCGGGATGTGGGAGGACCCGACGGACACCCAGTGGGTCGCCGACATCTGGCAGCTCTGGCTGGAGATGGCCCAGCCGTGGGTCGACACGATCCGCAGCCACGCGGACAACCTCATCCTGATGGGGTCGCCCTCCTGGAGCCAGAGCCCGGAGGGCGCCCTCGTCGAGGAGTTCGACGGCGAGGACATCGCCTACACCTTCCACATCTACCCGGGACACAACTCCAGCAGGCAGCAGAACTGGGAGGACGCCTCGATCAACGGCGAGGGCGTCGAGGGCGTCTACGAACAGGCGCCGCTGTTCGTCACCGAGTTCGGCTGGGAGGAGAACGCCGGCCAGTACATCGGGGGGACCGACGAGTTCGGCGACGCCTTCCACGACTTCCTGGAGAAGAGCCCCGCCATCCACTGGACGGCGTGGTGCGCGGACCCCGTCTGGCGCCCGGTCATGTTCAGTCGGCCGTTCGCCGACAACGCCAACGACTCCGTCGGCGACCCGTACAACGGCACGGTCCCGGAGGCCTGCTCGGACCTGCCCTGCGAGTGGACGCTGACCACCGGCAGCGGCGGCATGGGCGACGACATCAAGAGCTGGCTCGAACAGTACCGCAACGACGGCATCCCCGGCGAGGGGACGGTGCAGCCGCCGACGGACGAGCCCACCGACGAACCGAACACGCCGACCGACGAACCGGAGACGCCGACCGACGAACCCGACACTCCCACGGACGAACCGGAGACGCCGACGGACGAGCCCAACACGCCGACGGACACGCCGGCGGCCGACGCGCTGGTGGTCAACGACTACGACGGGGACCCGGCGTGGTCGTCCCACCGGAACGACCTCGGGCAGTGGTGCGGGGCCGGGTCCTTCGAGAACGGCTCCGGCGAGGTCGAGGACGGCACGCTCGTTCTGGAGTACGACAACGGCGGCTGGTTCCAGGAGCAGATCAACCAGTCCGTCGAGGGCTACTCGACGCTGGTCTTCGAGGTCAGCGGCGCCGACGGGGGCGAGGAGTCCGAGATCCTCTTCGACATGGGCGGCGTCCGCACCGTGCTCGGTAACGTCACCGACGACTCGGTCGGCACGAGTACGGGGGAAGTCCGCGTCGACCTGGAGTCGGCGGGCGTCGACCGCTCGTCGTCCAGCCTCTCGGTGCGGCTGAACTTCTGGCAGGGGGGAGCCAGCACGCTCGAACTCTCCGAGATCCGACTCGAATAG
- a CDS encoding fibronectin type III domain-containing protein: MTRNEHADGDEGGPRDRGTGGTAPVARAAPTGLSVDGTTAVTAALSWSSTAPARTDHYNVYVDGTKRAEAGRERTRVALANLAPATTHRVGVTAVDGAGIESRPATARLTTDPLDPAADEADGAPVTRRPDSRSPRSGAPGGRTDQVDRADGTARRADGPADRTERSADGEYS; the protein is encoded by the coding sequence ATGACACGGAACGAGCACGCCGACGGGGACGAGGGGGGTCCGCGCGACCGCGGTACCGGGGGTACTGCGCCGGTCGCGCGGGCCGCGCCCACCGGGCTGTCCGTCGACGGGACCACCGCCGTCACGGCCGCGCTCTCGTGGTCGTCGACGGCGCCGGCCCGGACCGACCACTACAACGTCTACGTCGACGGGACCAAGCGGGCCGAGGCCGGCCGCGAGCGGACGCGCGTCGCGCTCGCCAACCTCGCGCCCGCGACGACCCACCGGGTCGGCGTCACGGCCGTCGATGGCGCGGGCATCGAGTCCCGCCCCGCGACCGCGCGGCTGACGACCGACCCGCTCGACCCCGCGGCCGACGAGGCCGACGGCGCACCGGTGACGCGCCGCCCGGACTCGCGCTCGCCGCGGTCGGGCGCTCCCGGCGGGAGGACCGACCAGGTCGACCGCGCCGACGGAACGGCTCGCCGGGCCGACGGACCGGCCGACCGGACCGAGAGGTCGGCCGACGGGGAGTACAGCTGA
- a CDS encoding TrmB family transcriptional regulator produces the protein MERDEILGGLEDAGLTSYQADAYLTLLDMGVSPAVDVARNCSVPVPRIYDVLTELEQMGYVETLDRETLHARAREPAEFVRDLHDKSDRLSAVAEEIEDRWEASPLGDNKMNVTKRVDTVVDHAEGLIREADSTVDLAVTDEQLVAYESALTEAFEADVVVRASVAPSGEVGIADHPVSDVVSEIRERPLPGPFCALVDRTEACLAPTTRMPDPYGVVINDDIIPFILRWYFQTCLWANWETVSRSREGPPVYVCLEEFIRDVHPLWWDDAIVSVTVSGRDPDSGRDREVSGVLTDIRYSATSARTGQRPTLTDLSGRATVVLWTPDGRCTVGGWGALDEDLEVKRVTVDGIEWLA, from the coding sequence ATGGAACGGGACGAGATCCTGGGGGGACTGGAGGACGCGGGGCTGACCTCCTACCAGGCCGACGCGTACCTGACGCTGCTGGACATGGGTGTGTCGCCGGCCGTGGACGTGGCGCGGAACTGCTCGGTCCCGGTGCCGCGCATCTACGACGTGCTGACGGAGCTGGAGCAGATGGGGTACGTGGAGACGCTCGACCGGGAGACGCTGCACGCTCGCGCGCGCGAGCCGGCCGAGTTCGTCCGGGACCTCCACGACAAGAGCGACCGGCTCTCGGCGGTCGCCGAGGAGATCGAGGACCGCTGGGAGGCGTCGCCGCTGGGCGACAACAAGATGAACGTGACCAAGCGGGTCGACACGGTCGTCGACCACGCCGAGGGGCTGATCCGCGAGGCCGACTCGACGGTCGACCTGGCGGTGACCGACGAGCAGCTGGTCGCCTACGAGAGCGCCCTGACCGAGGCCTTCGAGGCGGACGTGGTGGTGCGCGCGTCGGTCGCGCCGTCGGGGGAGGTGGGGATCGCGGACCACCCGGTCAGCGACGTGGTGTCGGAGATCCGCGAGCGCCCCCTCCCCGGCCCCTTCTGCGCGCTCGTCGACCGGACGGAGGCGTGTCTCGCGCCGACGACGCGGATGCCCGACCCGTACGGCGTCGTCATCAACGACGACATCATCCCCTTCATCCTCCGGTGGTACTTCCAGACCTGCCTGTGGGCGAACTGGGAGACGGTCTCGCGGTCCCGCGAGGGGCCGCCGGTGTACGTCTGCCTGGAGGAGTTCATCCGGGACGTCCACCCGCTGTGGTGGGACGACGCTATCGTCTCGGTGACCGTCAGCGGCCGCGACCCCGACTCCGGCCGCGACCGCGAGGTCTCGGGCGTCCTCACCGACATCCGGTACTCCGCGACCTCCGCGCGGACCGGACAACGCCCCACGCTGACCGACCTCTCCGGGCGGGCCACGGTCGTCCTCTGGACCCCGGACGGCCGGTGTACCGTCGGCGGCTGGGGCGCGCTCGACGAAGACCTGGAGGTCAAACGCGTCACCGTCGACGGGATCGAGTGGCTCGCCTGA
- a CDS encoding glycoside hydrolase family 5 protein: MSDNGTHDGAQASNDDVSTSDSAGRFSRRSVLKATGAAAVTAGFADALMGSVAAVGIDTPQLHRDGNKLKDPSGNEVILRGVNIADPARLARSWRGKDTMGVFEKATSTDDADEGGWYSRIIRIPTQPQDISSAANDLQMVHDDDWGPLLPGQIDESDMETYFSTYVDPLVDAAEEQGLYVMIDYHRHFPIFHQPQNEADIGEYQCGAETFPNDLGFCGERGVLWHSEDQASELDGYTEEYAAELDEELHMFWNFVAPRYSDRSHVIYDVYNEPTGPYAGDWGAPDRVPHAGEDAGQDTDVMADVSKQYWDMWVERAQPWIDTVREHADNLLTIGSPRWSQYTYWAPQNEFQGEDICYTGHVYTHDSLRPLSDYYGTPAEEVPVFFSEFGWAEGGGKDNFSFLEGTADEYADEFETFIDEYPVHPICWNFDHTWEPAFFQHDSSQDGTWEIWDYQARPGQWWQDYLEQHRNDDLPNPDEEDTATTTTTTTTQPSTPTPTDSPTPTDEPNTPTDTPTPTDAPETPSEGLVVDNYDGDPGWSSHRNDLGEWCGAGSFENGSGEESGGELTLEYDNGGWFQEQINRDVSDYSTLVFTVRGADGGEESEILFDMGGVRTMLADVTDDSVGTSTGEVRVDLESAGVDRSSPSVRLNFWQGGSSTLAISGIHLE; this comes from the coding sequence ATGAGCGACAACGGCACACACGACGGCGCACAGGCATCGAACGACGACGTATCGACCTCCGACTCGGCGGGACGGTTCTCGCGGCGGAGCGTCCTGAAGGCGACGGGGGCGGCCGCGGTCACCGCCGGCTTCGCCGACGCCCTGATGGGCTCGGTCGCGGCGGTCGGGATCGACACGCCGCAGCTGCACCGCGACGGCAACAAGCTCAAAGACCCCAGCGGCAACGAGGTCATCCTCCGCGGGGTCAACATCGCCGACCCGGCGCGGCTGGCCCGCAGCTGGCGCGGCAAGGACACCATGGGGGTGTTCGAGAAGGCGACCAGCACCGACGACGCCGACGAGGGCGGCTGGTACAGCCGGATCATCCGGATCCCGACCCAGCCCCAGGACATCTCCAGCGCCGCGAACGACCTCCAGATGGTCCACGACGACGACTGGGGGCCGCTGCTGCCCGGCCAGATCGACGAGAGCGACATGGAGACGTACTTCTCGACGTACGTCGACCCGCTGGTCGACGCCGCCGAGGAGCAGGGGCTGTACGTGATGATCGACTACCACCGCCACTTCCCGATCTTCCACCAGCCCCAGAACGAGGCGGACATCGGCGAGTACCAGTGCGGGGCGGAGACGTTCCCGAACGACCTGGGATTCTGCGGCGAGCGGGGCGTCCTCTGGCACTCCGAGGACCAGGCTTCCGAGCTCGACGGCTACACCGAGGAGTACGCCGCCGAGCTCGACGAGGAGCTGCACATGTTCTGGAACTTCGTCGCGCCCCGCTACAGCGACCGCTCGCACGTCATCTACGACGTGTACAACGAGCCGACCGGCCCCTACGCCGGCGACTGGGGGGCGCCCGACCGGGTGCCCCACGCCGGCGAGGACGCCGGCCAGGATACCGACGTGATGGCCGACGTGTCCAAGCAGTACTGGGACATGTGGGTCGAGCGGGCCCAGCCGTGGATCGACACGGTCCGCGAGCACGCCGACAACCTCCTGACCATCGGGTCGCCCCGGTGGAGCCAGTACACCTACTGGGCGCCGCAAAACGAGTTCCAGGGCGAGGACATCTGCTACACGGGGCACGTCTACACCCACGACAGCCTCCGGCCGCTGTCGGACTACTACGGGACGCCCGCCGAGGAGGTCCCGGTCTTCTTCAGCGAGTTCGGCTGGGCCGAGGGCGGCGGCAAGGACAACTTCAGCTTCCTCGAGGGCACGGCCGACGAGTACGCCGACGAGTTCGAGACGTTCATCGACGAGTACCCGGTCCACCCGATCTGCTGGAACTTCGACCACACCTGGGAGCCCGCCTTCTTCCAGCACGACTCCAGCCAGGACGGCACCTGGGAGATCTGGGACTACCAGGCCCGCCCCGGCCAGTGGTGGCAGGACTACCTCGAACAGCACCGCAACGACGACCTCCCGAACCCCGACGAGGAGGACACCGCGACGACCACGACCACCACCACGACCCAGCCCAGCACGCCGACGCCGACGGACAGCCCGACGCCGACCGACGAGCCGAACACCCCGACGGACACCCCGACGCCGACGGACGCCCCCGAGACGCCCAGCGAGGGGCTGGTCGTCGACAACTACGACGGGGACCCGGGCTGGTCGAGCCACCGGAACGACCTGGGCGAGTGGTGCGGGGCCGGGTCCTTCGAGAACGGCTCCGGCGAGGAGTCCGGCGGCGAGCTCACCCTGGAGTACGACAACGGCGGCTGGTTCCAGGAGCAGATCAACCGCGACGTCTCGGACTACTCGACGCTCGTGTTCACCGTCCGCGGCGCGGACGGGGGCGAGGAGTCCGAGATCCTCTTCGACATGGGCGGCGTCCGCACCATGCTCGCCGACGTGACCGACGACTCGGTCGGCACGAGCACGGGGGAAGTCCGCGTCGACCTGGAGTCGGCGGGCGTCGACCGCTCGTCGCCCTCGGTGCGGCTGAACTTCTGGCAGGGCGGCAGTAGCACGCTCGCGATCAGCGGCATCCACCTGGAGTAA